Proteins from one Embleya scabrispora genomic window:
- a CDS encoding collagen-like protein, with product MSEQAPTTGRRRLRGAEWLAVVTVILALAGAGWLAVQVVQLSAELRDANRARDQLATQVQGMGGTPVAGPPGSRGDPGKSGEQGPPGEPGRDGAPGIGATGPPGPPGPSGPPGSQGGDGRNGADATGPPGPPGADGTTGAAGPAGPQGEPGPPGPAGAAGERGASGPPGPACPSDYGLATPTWDPNALVCTRTAPTGTPTTTAARRR from the coding sequence ATGAGCGAACAGGCCCCCACCACGGGCCGCCGACGCCTTCGCGGCGCCGAATGGCTCGCCGTCGTCACCGTGATCCTCGCCCTCGCCGGCGCGGGATGGCTCGCCGTCCAGGTCGTGCAACTCTCCGCCGAGCTGCGCGACGCCAACCGAGCACGCGACCAACTCGCCACCCAGGTACAGGGAATGGGCGGCACACCCGTCGCCGGACCACCGGGCAGCCGCGGCGACCCGGGCAAATCCGGCGAGCAGGGACCGCCCGGGGAACCCGGACGCGACGGAGCCCCCGGAATCGGCGCCACCGGGCCGCCCGGACCACCCGGACCCTCCGGTCCTCCCGGCTCCCAGGGCGGCGACGGCCGCAACGGCGCCGACGCCACGGGCCCGCCCGGCCCCCCGGGCGCCGACGGCACGACCGGCGCGGCCGGACCCGCCGGCCCCCAGGGCGAACCCGGGCCTCCGGGGCCGGCAGGCGCAGCGGGGGAGCGGGGCGCCTCCGGCCCGCCGGGCCCGGCCTGCCCGAGCGACTACGGCCTCGCGACCCCGACCTGGGACCCGAACGCACTCGTGTGCACCCGCACCGCCCCGACCGGCACCCCCACGACCACCGCCGCACGGCGCAGATAG
- a CDS encoding HK97 gp10 family phage protein, whose amino-acid sequence MPTRFKLDNKGVGELLRSQMLLREMIRRAQAIKSTAEALAPVSPRPDDYHSGLYKTSFKVIVTDRGARRHDRAQATVHNSAWYAAWVEYGAEGGRGGGHHVLLRAAEAAGGG is encoded by the coding sequence ATGCCCACCCGGTTCAAGCTCGACAACAAGGGCGTCGGGGAACTCCTGCGCTCGCAGATGCTGCTGCGCGAGATGATCCGCCGGGCCCAGGCGATCAAGAGCACCGCCGAGGCGCTGGCCCCGGTGAGCCCACGCCCCGACGACTACCACTCGGGCCTGTACAAGACGTCGTTCAAGGTCATCGTCACCGACCGCGGCGCCCGTCGACACGACCGCGCCCAGGCCACCGTCCACAACTCCGCGTGGTATGCGGCCTGGGTCGAGTACGGCGCCGAGGGCGGACGCGGCGGCGGACACCACGTCCTGCTGCGCGCGGCAGAGGCAGCAGGCGGCGGCTGA
- a CDS encoding DUF5047 domain-containing protein: MLTVTPRFLPALTLSHNQAGRVDVLQGVTLLLSGVPYEDGTVTADAGSDVRYSMTLTVSDPSLLPFDPADFLAPYGQALHPYQGLTYTDGTTEVVPCGVHVITQVSGDRDTGPVTVTAKGREVVVQAARFTASWDTRGFGSHVDAISAAVITVMPAVVVDDRTTHDRTPAYRVWKAGDDRWSACRELAKAIGASCYFDAVGTLVVADLPPAPDGATPVWDVAAGPGGVQVSAGWGLSSDGLYNGVRASGQNSTDNVAPVTDLVVDTDPTSPTRWGGPLGQRLLTYESPLLITTGDCTVAAEGLLRTGIGLKTTVDLQSVPNPALEPGDCVRTIYTDGTRTLHIVRSLTIPLGDGPCSIKTMSAADDPEP; the protein is encoded by the coding sequence GTGCTCACCGTCACCCCACGGTTCCTGCCCGCGCTCACCCTGAGCCACAACCAGGCCGGGAGGGTCGACGTCCTCCAGGGCGTCACCCTCCTGCTGTCCGGCGTCCCCTACGAGGACGGCACCGTCACCGCGGACGCCGGATCCGACGTCCGCTATTCGATGACGCTCACCGTCTCCGACCCGTCCCTCCTCCCGTTCGACCCCGCGGACTTTCTCGCCCCCTACGGCCAGGCACTGCACCCCTACCAGGGCCTGACCTACACCGACGGCACCACCGAGGTCGTGCCCTGCGGCGTCCACGTGATCACCCAGGTGTCCGGGGACCGCGACACGGGCCCGGTCACCGTCACCGCCAAGGGACGCGAAGTCGTCGTCCAGGCGGCCAGGTTCACCGCCTCGTGGGACACGCGCGGGTTCGGCTCCCACGTCGACGCGATCTCCGCCGCCGTGATCACGGTCATGCCGGCCGTCGTCGTCGACGACCGCACCACCCACGACCGCACCCCCGCCTACCGGGTCTGGAAGGCGGGCGACGACCGATGGTCCGCCTGCCGTGAACTCGCCAAGGCCATCGGCGCGAGTTGCTACTTCGACGCGGTCGGCACACTCGTGGTCGCCGACCTGCCGCCCGCCCCCGACGGCGCGACCCCCGTGTGGGACGTCGCCGCGGGCCCCGGCGGCGTCCAGGTGTCCGCCGGCTGGGGACTGTCCTCCGACGGCCTCTACAACGGCGTCCGCGCGTCCGGCCAGAACTCCACCGACAACGTCGCCCCCGTCACCGACCTCGTCGTCGACACCGACCCCACCAGCCCGACCCGCTGGGGCGGACCCCTCGGTCAGCGCCTGCTCACCTACGAATCGCCGCTCCTGATCACGACCGGGGACTGCACCGTCGCCGCCGAAGGTCTCCTGCGCACCGGCATCGGCCTCAAGACCACCGTCGACCTGCAATCGGTCCCCAACCCCGCCCTGGAACCGGGGGACTGCGTGCGCACGATCTACACCGACGGCACCCGCACCCTCCACATCGTGCGCTCCCTCACCATCCCCCTCGGCGACGGACCCTGCTCCATCAAGACCATGTCGGCGGCCGACGACCCGGAGCCCTGA
- a CDS encoding HAD family hydrolase — MRADHATLAGPPDTHRRVTMARHRLVLWDIDHTLIDTGGVGRQVFADAFRHVTGVSMREQASVHGRTEQVIFADTARLHDLDPDAFDFGDFATALADGYRARAAEMRERGHALPGAASILAALHKEDGVVQTVVSGNPRSVSRIKLEMFGLDERIDFSLGAYGDDHTERPELVRAARRLAEVRYGTAFDEANTLIIGDTPADIDAGLQGGARVIAVATGASDRGALSHADHVLDDLSDTAAVVELVCG; from the coding sequence ATGCGGGCAGACCATGCAACGCTGGCCGGACCGCCCGATACACACCGGAGAGTGACCATGGCACGCCACCGCCTCGTCCTGTGGGACATCGACCACACCCTGATCGACACTGGAGGCGTCGGCCGACAGGTGTTCGCCGATGCGTTCCGACACGTCACCGGCGTGAGCATGCGCGAACAAGCGAGCGTGCACGGGCGCACCGAGCAGGTCATCTTCGCCGACACGGCACGTCTCCACGATCTCGACCCGGATGCCTTCGATTTCGGCGACTTCGCCACTGCCCTGGCCGACGGCTACCGCGCCCGTGCCGCCGAGATGCGCGAGCGTGGACACGCACTGCCCGGGGCGGCATCGATCCTCGCCGCCCTGCACAAAGAGGACGGCGTCGTGCAGACCGTCGTGAGCGGCAACCCGCGCTCCGTCAGCCGCATCAAGCTGGAGATGTTCGGACTGGACGAGCGCATCGACTTCAGCCTCGGTGCCTACGGCGACGACCACACAGAGCGGCCCGAGTTGGTGCGTGCCGCCCGCCGCCTCGCCGAGGTGCGCTACGGCACAGCGTTCGACGAGGCGAACACTTTGATCATCGGGGACACCCCCGCCGACATCGACGCTGGCCTCCAGGGCGGCGCCAGAGTGATTGCGGTTGCAACCGGAGCGAGTGACAGGGGCGCGCTTTCGCATGCGGACCACGTGCTCGACGACCTGTCCGACACGGCGGCGGTCGTCGAACTCGTATGTGGGTAG
- a CDS encoding phage tail protein, whose product MAGVNGGGWVGPLGTAKPASPLATPPPTWAALGRLTEDGLVRGWDEDSTEFRSWGQTAPFRTIITKSNRTFKVACQEINRPAVMSLWNRIPEGSLTPDVDGFVNFAETATPVPDRRAWWFIVLDGTTFRGFYVPQGEISNREDETYKNDELATYNMTITAYPDDAGNTVYHTYKVATVDSPSS is encoded by the coding sequence ATGGCAGGTGTGAACGGCGGAGGCTGGGTCGGCCCCCTGGGTACGGCCAAGCCCGCCAGTCCGCTTGCAACCCCTCCGCCGACCTGGGCCGCCCTGGGCCGCCTCACCGAGGACGGCCTGGTCCGCGGCTGGGACGAGGACTCCACCGAGTTCCGTTCCTGGGGTCAGACCGCGCCGTTCCGCACGATCATCACCAAGTCCAACAGGACCTTCAAGGTCGCGTGCCAGGAGATCAACCGGCCTGCGGTGATGAGCCTGTGGAACCGCATCCCCGAGGGCTCGCTGACGCCCGACGTCGACGGATTCGTCAACTTCGCCGAGACCGCGACGCCGGTTCCCGACCGGCGCGCCTGGTGGTTCATCGTCCTGGACGGCACGACGTTCCGCGGGTTCTACGTCCCCCAGGGCGAGATCAGCAACCGCGAGGACGAGACGTACAAGAACGACGAGTTGGCGACCTACAACATGACGATCACCGCGTACCCGGACGACGCCGGGAACACCGTCTACCACACCTACAAGGTCGCCACGGTGGACAGCCCCAGCAGCTGA
- a CDS encoding peptidoglycan-binding protein, translated as MTGPSYIPGAERLGPDTGGSMDTPNLPPRAVWHTVESPSGSGWFTSMASYLKRESVWPQVLYDPASDRLGQFAALDTSGRALRNDGTSRTNRTGRVCIQVEVCGRASEPWTDGFDPAGKPNFLKLIGAMRAWGIPDTWPAGAPQRYPGDHDDRDRATWLGRGGHYGHSQIPGNDHGDPGAIDTSKVPPNGTTTPGGGSPGGVSRAQDSINGLLYGYGAHGDHVTAVGRALVAAGFGSHYTTGPGPDWTDADTLNYADYQRSLGYRGSDADGVPGEESLIRLLGALPSRNDTPTVSLSNLIAAARADVPAATGHLTHPDDVLTVENALVAEGLLASSYADGSYGTRTVSAYAAWQRRLGYSGSDADGYPGRTSLSRLGDAHGFKVTP; from the coding sequence ATGACCGGACCGTCCTACATCCCCGGCGCCGAACGCCTCGGCCCCGACACCGGCGGCTCCATGGACACCCCGAACCTGCCGCCGCGCGCCGTCTGGCACACCGTCGAATCCCCCTCCGGCAGCGGCTGGTTCACCTCGATGGCGTCCTACCTCAAGCGCGAATCCGTCTGGCCGCAGGTCCTCTACGACCCCGCCTCCGACCGCCTCGGCCAATTCGCCGCCCTCGACACCAGCGGCCGAGCCCTGCGCAACGACGGCACCTCACGCACCAACCGCACCGGCCGCGTCTGCATCCAGGTCGAGGTGTGCGGACGCGCCTCCGAACCGTGGACCGACGGCTTCGACCCGGCCGGCAAACCCAACTTCCTGAAGCTGATCGGCGCGATGCGCGCCTGGGGCATCCCCGACACCTGGCCCGCCGGCGCCCCCCAGCGCTACCCGGGAGACCACGACGACCGCGACCGCGCCACCTGGCTGGGCCGCGGCGGCCACTACGGGCACAGCCAAATCCCCGGCAACGACCACGGCGACCCCGGCGCGATCGACACCTCGAAGGTCCCACCGAACGGCACCACCACCCCCGGCGGCGGATCCCCCGGCGGCGTCTCCCGAGCCCAGGACTCCATCAACGGACTCCTCTACGGCTACGGCGCGCACGGCGACCACGTCACCGCGGTGGGCCGAGCCCTGGTCGCGGCCGGCTTCGGCAGCCACTACACCACCGGACCCGGACCGGACTGGACCGATGCCGACACCCTCAACTACGCCGACTACCAACGCTCGTTGGGATACCGCGGATCCGACGCCGACGGCGTCCCCGGCGAGGAATCCCTCATCCGCCTCCTCGGAGCCCTGCCCTCCCGCAACGACACGCCGACCGTGTCCCTGTCCAACCTGATCGCCGCCGCCCGCGCCGACGTCCCCGCCGCAACCGGCCACCTCACCCACCCCGACGACGTCCTGACCGTGGAGAACGCCCTCGTCGCCGAGGGCCTGCTGGCCTCCTCCTACGCGGACGGCTCCTACGGCACCCGGACCGTCTCCGCCTACGCCGCCTGGCAACGCCGCCTCGGCTACTCGGGATCGGACGCCGACGGCTACCCCGGACGAACCTCGCTGAGCAGGCTCGGCGACGCACACGGATTCAAGGTGACCCCATGA
- a CDS encoding NlpC/P60 family protein encodes MPITVGTVEVHVIPNTQGILTRLRNGILPAANTVGTEAGQQMGNRLTQALQVQVVGAGIRIGRQLGEEISRELRRAVRDALPDTIRTSGKLAAAQGGRAGAETGGAFSRELKTRVEAAVRSLPNIKVGANTSEAESDLQALRVRMESLRDKRIGIDIGADEARIEAEALEAELRRLGAISPNVRVRVDTARAIAELEAMREQIRLATLKPWEVRLEVDGGFGARLRAAVQAAQASLPNINIDSNTSPARARIQGLRAELEQLRDVRVGIDIDAAAAQAKIDQIRAELAKLGMNKDVDLDVRVDAMNARRELKAVELQADILDRKRIDIPIHTSSAMSNILQLAAALGAVIVPPAIGVLAAGLGAVTSAAFAAAAGIGAVALVAVPGIMKIAGALQAQKAANEAAATASGKSGAAAAQQAIQAQQQALQMEGAQQTLTQAYRQAAQQREQSLRQVSAAQRAVGDAQVQAAERARQAEQQLVDAQADARRAQIALTDARKAARLELEDMRSRLAGAALDERSAVLAVERAQQRLASTREAGASVSRLDREEAQLAYDEAVQRLEDQRRENGRLQESAAAAAKAGVEGSDQVVKAKEAVTQADRRAVEAAAGVRTAQTEGARAVADAQQQLADAQRNAAQAAQQSADQVASAQRGIQSAQLAAAAAAEQSAGGMDAAATAAQKYQDALAKMNPATRSTYDAVLRLKDAFKAWSDAASPAVMPLFTRFVDGLTRTLPTLTPMVMAAADGIGRLMDRASRSFARDPFWASFKADLTIAMPRAIEGMGVSFGNLFRGIAGIFDAFNPHMDSIAARMEKATGRFANWGTQLKGSPEFERFLDNASRNAPLLKEAFAAMGRAILEVSNALEPLRGPALVILTAVAQFIALLAERLPGVIQFLVLYAIAWRAINTAMAINAAVSKMTPMGQLIMIIAAVIAVIVLLVLHWDKVTAVFRWVWEHVLRPVFLAIADAAGVMWRNGIKPVVDGLVAGWNAVAEAANWLWRKVLSPVFDGIGVGARILAAIVLVILIAPLLIAFRLLAAIGLWLWHDIFEPVWTGMSMAADWAWRNILKPTLEGIGAGLGWVGDRLGDLWHGVFEPAWSGMSGAADWAWRNILKPTLDAIGAGCGWVGDRLGDLWHGVFEPVWSGISSAVSLAWSMFLKPSFDSITGGMQAVGSWAQDLYQVWIKPWFDKIGAVIGDTMTNAQKAFRVAIDGITLLWGFLKEIVAAPVRFVVNQVYDKGIKKVWNWVADKVGLPSLPDGVAGFASGGIYPGYTPGRDIGLAAVSGGEAIMRPEWTRAVGPGFVNSMNAAARSGGVAGVRSALSTTPIVGAYSWGGIVGSVVDTVKSGIDAIPGASWVLDKGASLARGFLAGSVELAMKPVRAMIGEIRGESPWSKVARGLPNKAIDGVIDWIREDDRKQALSGVGVAASALREAMTYAGVPYLWGGTSRLGIDCSGLTQAAYKAVGVEIGRTTYDQVKRGRHIAMRDAVPGDLVFEQFEGPSPSHVGMYLRPGVIWNAPRPGLGVGESGIANVVDVRRMASDVMGGSVSAFGDVAGWLRAALAATGKPAEWLAPLMTIAKFESGGNPRAENHWDSNQRYGGTFGLMQTIPPTFNAYKLPGMDDILNPIHNAIAAIRYIAARYGTPFNTPGIRSLSAGGGYLGYKAGGIVPLAFDSGGYLPPGLNLTYNGLGRPEPVFTPAQSAALFSGVRGGDGGGVFTGELRLSGGELLGVVDGRIDRKQDELAGRLGMGRG; translated from the coding sequence GTGCCGATCACCGTGGGCACCGTCGAGGTGCACGTCATCCCCAACACCCAGGGGATCCTGACCCGGCTGCGCAACGGCATCCTGCCCGCCGCGAACACCGTCGGCACCGAAGCCGGTCAGCAGATGGGCAACCGCCTCACCCAGGCACTCCAGGTCCAGGTCGTCGGGGCGGGCATCCGCATCGGGCGCCAGCTCGGCGAGGAGATCTCGCGGGAACTGCGCCGCGCGGTGCGCGACGCGCTCCCGGACACGATCCGCACGAGCGGCAAGTTGGCGGCCGCGCAGGGCGGGCGCGCTGGCGCCGAGACCGGCGGCGCATTCTCACGCGAGCTGAAGACCCGCGTCGAGGCCGCGGTTCGATCCCTACCCAACATCAAGGTCGGCGCCAACACCTCCGAGGCCGAGTCCGACCTCCAGGCGCTGCGGGTGCGGATGGAGTCTTTGCGCGACAAGCGCATCGGCATCGACATCGGCGCCGACGAGGCGCGCATCGAGGCGGAAGCCCTCGAGGCCGAACTGCGCCGCCTGGGCGCGATCAGCCCGAACGTCCGCGTCCGGGTCGACACCGCCCGTGCGATCGCCGAACTGGAGGCGATGCGCGAGCAGATCAGGCTCGCGACCCTCAAGCCCTGGGAAGTCCGCCTCGAGGTGGACGGCGGGTTCGGCGCCCGGCTGCGCGCCGCAGTCCAGGCCGCGCAGGCGAGCCTGCCGAACATCAACATCGACTCCAACACGTCCCCGGCGCGTGCCCGGATCCAGGGCCTGCGCGCCGAGCTGGAGCAACTGCGCGACGTCCGCGTCGGCATCGACATCGACGCCGCCGCGGCGCAGGCGAAGATCGACCAGATTCGGGCCGAGCTGGCCAAGCTCGGGATGAACAAGGACGTCGACCTCGACGTCCGCGTCGACGCCATGAACGCGCGGCGCGAACTGAAGGCCGTCGAGCTCCAGGCCGACATCCTGGACCGCAAGCGGATCGACATTCCGATCCACACCAGTTCGGCGATGAGCAACATCCTGCAACTCGCCGCCGCGCTGGGCGCCGTGATTGTGCCACCCGCGATCGGTGTCCTGGCCGCCGGCCTGGGCGCCGTCACCTCGGCCGCGTTCGCCGCTGCGGCGGGCATCGGCGCGGTCGCGCTCGTCGCCGTGCCCGGGATCATGAAGATCGCCGGCGCGTTGCAGGCACAGAAGGCCGCCAACGAAGCGGCAGCCACAGCCTCCGGGAAGTCCGGCGCGGCTGCCGCTCAGCAGGCGATCCAGGCCCAGCAGCAGGCCCTTCAGATGGAGGGCGCGCAGCAGACTCTCACCCAGGCGTACCGGCAGGCCGCCCAGCAGCGCGAACAGTCGCTGCGGCAGGTCTCGGCCGCGCAGCGTGCCGTCGGCGATGCCCAGGTGCAGGCGGCGGAGCGCGCGAGGCAGGCGGAACAGCAGCTCGTCGACGCCCAGGCCGACGCGCGGCGGGCGCAGATCGCGCTGACCGACGCCCGCAAGGCGGCGCGCCTGGAGTTGGAGGACATGCGGTCCCGGCTTGCCGGGGCGGCCCTCGACGAGCGCAGCGCGGTGCTGGCGGTCGAGCGCGCCCAGCAGCGGCTGGCTTCGACGCGCGAGGCCGGTGCGTCGGTGTCGCGGTTGGACCGCGAGGAAGCGCAACTCGCCTACGACGAGGCCGTACAGCGCCTGGAGGACCAGCGGCGCGAGAACGGCCGCCTCCAGGAGAGCGCGGCGGCTGCCGCGAAGGCGGGGGTGGAGGGCTCCGACCAGGTCGTCAAGGCCAAGGAGGCCGTGACGCAGGCCGATCGGCGCGCCGTCGAGGCCGCCGCCGGTGTCCGCACGGCGCAGACCGAGGGTGCGCGTGCCGTCGCGGACGCGCAGCAGCAACTCGCCGACGCGCAGCGCAACGCGGCACAGGCGGCTCAGCAGTCCGCGGACCAGGTCGCCTCCGCGCAGCGCGGTATCCAGTCGGCCCAACTCGCGGCGGCAGCCGCGGCCGAGCAGTCGGCCGGCGGCATGGATGCGGCGGCGACCGCCGCGCAGAAGTACCAGGACGCGCTCGCGAAGATGAACCCCGCGACGCGCTCCACCTACGACGCGGTCCTGCGGCTCAAGGACGCGTTCAAGGCGTGGTCCGATGCGGCTTCACCTGCGGTGATGCCGCTTTTCACGCGGTTCGTCGACGGTCTCACCAGGACTCTGCCGACGCTGACGCCGATGGTCATGGCAGCGGCCGACGGCATCGGGCGGCTGATGGACCGGGCCTCGCGCTCCTTCGCGCGCGACCCGTTCTGGGCCTCCTTCAAGGCCGACCTGACGATTGCGATGCCGCGTGCGATCGAGGGGATGGGGGTCTCTTTCGGCAATCTCTTCCGGGGGATCGCCGGGATCTTCGATGCCTTCAACCCTCACATGGACTCGATCGCCGCCCGCATGGAGAAGGCGACGGGCCGGTTCGCGAACTGGGGTACACAGCTCAAGGGTTCCCCCGAGTTCGAACGGTTCCTGGACAACGCCTCACGCAACGCCCCCCTGTTGAAAGAGGCGTTCGCCGCGATGGGGCGGGCGATCCTCGAGGTGAGCAACGCGCTGGAACCTCTGCGCGGGCCGGCACTGGTGATCCTCACCGCCGTCGCGCAGTTCATCGCGCTGCTGGCCGAGCGGCTGCCCGGCGTCATCCAGTTCCTGGTTCTGTACGCGATCGCGTGGCGCGCGATCAACACGGCGATGGCCATCAACGCGGCGGTGTCGAAGATGACGCCGATGGGCCAGCTCATCATGATCATCGCCGCCGTGATCGCGGTGATCGTGCTGTTGGTCCTGCACTGGGACAAGGTCACCGCCGTGTTCCGGTGGGTCTGGGAGCACGTGCTGCGGCCGGTGTTCCTCGCGATCGCCGACGCGGCCGGAGTCATGTGGCGCAACGGCATCAAGCCGGTCGTCGACGGCCTGGTGGCCGGCTGGAACGCGGTCGCCGAGGCCGCGAACTGGCTGTGGCGCAAAGTGCTTTCGCCCGTGTTCGACGGCATCGGCGTCGGTGCGCGCATCCTCGCGGCGATCGTCCTCGTGATCCTGATCGCGCCGCTGCTGATCGCCTTCCGCCTTCTCGCGGCCATCGGGCTGTGGCTGTGGCACGACATATTCGAGCCCGTCTGGACCGGCATGTCCATGGCTGCGGACTGGGCCTGGCGGAACATCCTCAAGCCGACACTGGAGGGCATCGGCGCCGGGCTCGGCTGGGTCGGCGACCGCCTGGGCGACCTGTGGCACGGCGTGTTCGAGCCGGCCTGGTCGGGCATGTCCGGGGCGGCCGACTGGGCTTGGCGGAACATCCTCAAGCCGACGTTGGACGCCATCGGCGCCGGATGCGGCTGGGTCGGCGACCGCCTGGGCGACCTGTGGCACGGCGTGTTCGAGCCCGTCTGGTCGGGCATCTCGAGCGCGGTGTCGTTGGCGTGGAGCATGTTCCTGAAGCCGAGCTTCGACTCGATCACCGGCGGGATGCAGGCGGTCGGCTCCTGGGCCCAGGACCTCTACCAGGTCTGGATCAAGCCCTGGTTCGACAAGATCGGCGCGGTCATCGGCGACACGATGACCAACGCCCAGAAAGCGTTCAGGGTTGCGATCGACGGGATCACCCTTCTCTGGGGATTCCTGAAGGAAATCGTCGCCGCGCCCGTGCGGTTCGTCGTCAACCAGGTCTACGACAAGGGCATCAAAAAGGTATGGAACTGGGTGGCCGACAAGGTCGGTTTGCCCTCCCTGCCGGACGGCGTGGCCGGATTCGCAAGCGGCGGTATCTACCCGGGATATACGCCCGGGCGTGACATCGGGCTTGCCGCCGTTTCCGGTGGCGAGGCCATCATGCGTCCGGAATGGACGCGCGCCGTCGGCCCCGGATTTGTCAACTCCATGAATGCCGCCGCCCGCAGCGGCGGTGTGGCCGGGGTGCGTTCCGCACTGTCCACGACGCCGATCGTGGGCGCGTATTCGTGGGGCGGAATCGTCGGCAGTGTCGTCGACACCGTCAAGTCGGGAATCGACGCGATTCCCGGCGCGTCCTGGGTCCTGGACAAGGGTGCCAGTCTCGCCCGGGGTTTCCTCGCGGGTTCCGTCGAGCTGGCGATGAAGCCTGTGCGGGCCATGATCGGGGAGATCCGAGGCGAGAGTCCCTGGTCGAAGGTCGCGCGCGGCCTGCCGAACAAGGCGATCGACGGTGTCATCGACTGGATCCGCGAGGACGACCGCAAGCAGGCGCTTTCCGGCGTCGGCGTCGCGGCGTCCGCGCTGCGCGAGGCCATGACCTATGCGGGCGTGCCGTACCTGTGGGGCGGCACCTCGAGGTTGGGCATCGACTGTTCCGGCCTGACGCAGGCCGCCTACAAGGCGGTCGGTGTGGAGATCGGCCGCACGACCTACGACCAGGTCAAACGCGGCCGGCACATCGCGATGCGGGACGCCGTGCCCGGCGACTTGGTCTTCGAGCAGTTCGAAGGTCCCTCTCCGAGCCACGTCGGCATGTACCTGCGCCCCGGCGTCATCTGGAACGCGCCGCGCCCGGGACTGGGCGTCGGGGAGTCCGGAATCGCGAACGTCGTCGACGTGCGCCGTATGGCGTCCGACGTCATGGGCGGCTCCGTGAGCGCCTTCGGCGACGTCGCCGGCTGGCTGCGGGCCGCGCTCGCGGCGACCGGGAAGCCGGCCGAATGGCTCGCACCGTTGATGACGATCGCGAAATTCGAATCGGGTGGAAATCCGCGTGCGGAAAACCACTGGGACTCGAACCAGCGATACGGCGGGACGTTCGGGTTGATGCAGACCATTCCGCCGACTTTCAATGCATACAAGTTGCCCGGCATGGACGACATCCTGAACCCGATCCACAATGCAATTGCGGCGATTCGCTACATTGCAGCCCGCTACGGAACTCCCTTCAATACTCCGGGAATTCGGTCGCTGTCGGCGGGCGGCGGTTATCTGGGATACAAGGCCGGCGGCATCGTCCCGTTGGCGTTCGACAGCGGCGGCTATCTGCCTCCGGGGTTGAACCTGACGTACAACGGGCTCGGGCGGCCCGAGCCGGTTTTCACCCCGGCGCAGTCCGCAGCACTGTTCTCCGGGGTGCGCGGCGGCGACGGCGGGGGAGTGTTCACCGGCGAACTCCGCCTCTCGGGCGGGGAATTGCTGGGCGTCGTCGACGGCCGGATCGATCGCAAACAGGACGAACTCGCGGGTCGGCTCGGCATGGGCAGGGGGTGA